aaccaaaaaaaacataaaataaaataaaataaaaagaacagATTGacatcaattaaaaattaaaatacatgtGCCTGGTTCAAGTCTTGTGCTTAGTTTTTGCTGGGCGGCTTGTTTTGTGTAGAAGGATTTGAGAGTTGTAAATGGAGAAGCTTCTTGCTGCACTTTACCATCACTTGTTAATCATAATTTTGTGtttgataaaatacattaaaaaagatACGATGATTAGTCTTCAAATAGAACCTTAAATTTTGGATAGGAAATAAATAAGATCATAAAGTATTTTTGTGAGAGTAAAATgatttacaaagaaaaatccgTACCCAAATCATATGAGTAAATATTAGATGGAGActgaagagaaaaataaataataaaggaaaaataattgatcGGTAGATGAACAAAGTAGAGCAATAATCTTAAAAGTTATAAGTTTCtctaaaaaaacacaataatttatccaaatctttttttttttggtcccAAAATAATAGCAAATGTTTGAAagctataaataatattctattatttaaaaaatttacaaatgcTATAAGTTTAAATTTTACATAGATTGCTACAATACCCTTAAAAGTTACATTTTCTCCTTTTTATGTTTTCTTTAATATGAGATTTAGGCAAACTTACAAAATAATTGAGAGATAAACAagaaataatttccataatagCCGGAAAGCCAAATCAAAAAATCAGAGAAATATGAAGAaccaaaataacaaaatggaaaacTAATGCAAACACAAAAGCatgaataattattataataagtgCATGGCACGTATTATTGcttagtaattattatttataatttaggaTAATCATATAGAACATAGCTGCATAACTACTTTGAGAATAGAATATGATCGTAAGAGACGTTAACGTGGgcattgaaaaatatttaaattagatGTAATTTTgtttcactatttttttttttttttgatgaatcagaaATTGTATTAGCTCAAAAACAATTGATTACACCCAAATAGCACCCAAAGGAGGGCCTAAATAAAAACAACTATACAATGTtaatatatttacaaactttgaAACCATTGTGTATCTCTCTTTGAAACTTTTTTTGGCCAAAACATCTCAATTCTAAGCTTCAAGTTGGCTTTTAATTCCTTGAGTAAAGCTGGGATTAGTTGTTCCTCTTTGGTCCATAGAACCGTATTTCTCAGCCGCCAAATGCTGTAAACCAGGCCGGCTACAGCTGCTGTGTAAACTTGCAGCTATTTTGTTTCACTATTAAAACAACAATCGTTaaatataaagatttttcttttttaaaaaataaataaaaaaattgttaatattCTCTTAAAATAGGTTTGTTAGATAGATAGGTggctaagatattttttaatttaaaaagagattattaatatttaaaagattgtttaattttttgagtgtaattattagatttatttgttaacgggagataaactaattgttaaatttaacataatattattctgttaaaccaaaaaatgttaaaccaataaatgccgttagatacacacttttaatatataaagattattattattattattattattattggaatGAAGGAAGGATAATAGAATAAGTgggaaaatgataaataaaaaataaaaaaccaaagGAAAAGAGTAAAAACAATGAAAGAGAAAGTTgggagaaaaaagaaagaaaaaaaaattatgaagaaataaataaataagtaactTAAGATGAATGGTACATAACTATTCTAATGGAATTACGACTATAACTTTTTGCAAATTTATAACAAAGAAAACTAATGAACGTCTactaataaagaagaaaaacataCAATTAGAGAAACGTTAAATGCCTAtattatatttgtagaaaaagcCATAAAAATGAACTTCTCCCccttttgaaaaaagaaaaaaaaagaaaaaaggaagtTTTTTCCTAAATGAAAATACTGAAGAAgtgaaaaaagagaaaaaaggtAATCATATTAGGTATCTTTTGGGTATGTGTAAAAGTggtacaaaattaaaaaaaatatatgtattatagtGGATATAAATCTTTTTTACATTCAAAATGATGGTATatcttgataaaaaaatttgttCGGTTGAAAAAGGCCCAAgttatttaataatctttttCTTGGGCTCTTTGTTTTACAAAATACGACAACTCTATATTATGTTTTTACTAGCACACAACTTctataataatacaatttttgaataaaaaaaaagcataagATGCTAAATTAACCCTAATAAAAATGgagttttttacaaaaaaaaattagatttttggcaaaaatttacaattttactgccacacaattttttttacaaaaatactgtctttttataaaataaccttaaaacaataaaacaaattaattaacaacagtgaaacaactaaaaaacaactatGTAACAAtaatgaaaacttaacacagtacacaatataatttgaaaaaaattccccCCACtataaaaaagaattaaagtttaaaattttagtatgtggtgtaaaaattccaaataacaaaaaaaaaaaaaaaaactacacatCAGTCTAGTAGTCTTGACTTAACCAATTTTTACTTCTTTTCTTCCATCAATcaacatttttttctttcttatttttaggTTATAACAAAAACCCAGAAACCTACCAAATCTTTGGTGTAAATGCACTTTGAGTTTGCTATTTTTATCTTctctaattaatatatacacattaattcattccagaaaaaaatatatatatacacattaattGTGCATATTTAGGAGCCAAACCTCAAGGTGTAAATGCACAAAAAAATCGTACACATTTcattctttttgtgaaaaacaTTAAATACACCAAATTGCAATAACAATAGAGTAAGAAAATTAATATCACCAACCTCATATTGTGATATAtacatgaaattaataatatccAAAGATCAATATTACTATACACATGAAAGTACATCCCTATCAATGAAATTCAAATAGTGATAACACAACTTACAATATATGTATGATAGTACTTAATGGCCTTAAACACTTATCACTTGTCTTATACTTTATATAATTAGTCAAATGGTACACACaagattatttaatatatatttatgtatatttgaataaataaacaaataaaaaaaaaacaacacccAATACAGACATGAGATTACAACCGTTGACAATTAAGTTCACTAGTAAGCATAAATAAATGATTATGCACCCACTTGAAATATTTGATAGATTAAAGGAGTAGTGGATTAGTAAATTGAATGAGCATGCCATTGATTTATGAGCTTTTTtaatctttcttcttttttttttctctttctttcctttGATACACTCCATGAAGGAACATGTTATGGTGTTTTTCCTCCTGACTTTTTTGACTTTGGAGGCAAAACCTTGTTGATCACTAAGCTTTATGCATATGCAGAGAAAAGGATGAAAGCAAATAGTCTTAAACTTAGTGAGTGAAAAATGTTTGATTAGTTTGATTCCTTCAACATCTTGGTGGGGATATAAGAATCTTTGTTTTTTCAGATGTAATCATtactttctctttttcttttttctttgtattttttttttttttgttcatgaAACTTACTTCATTGTGAATTCTCAATTTCATCTCTATCTTAATTCAATATAAATTGTGACAAAGATTTCATACCTTTTAtccatttttcttttctttttctaccCTTTTTGAATGATTTAAAGAAAACTTTTCCTTttctctcctcttttcttccTAATTTTCACTTTACAATTTTGATCAAATATATAGAGAGAATTTACATTCCATATTTTGATTGATAATAGCTATATCCACCTAATGAAGATAATGTCATTAAGCTATTTCATCAAGTCAATCAATGATCATTTTAAAACAAGTAATGCTTAATGAGTATaagacaaacaaacaaacaaacagcCTACTCCCTTTTTCCTGTTGACATAAAATATTTCTTCATCGACTAAAGAAAGCTCAGAAAAAACAACATATATGATTTCATTAAAATTGAATTCAAAACACTAGAGATTAAAATACACCTCTAATTGATTTAGTAAAAAAAGGATAATGGACTAAAGAAAAAGGTAATAAATAAGTGAATAACAAGATTAATGCAGTAAATTTATTGGTAAAGAATAACCATTAATCCATAACCAATTTAGCAACTAAATAAGAAtacacataagacaaaaagcaCAGAAGAAGATCTAACTATCAGTATCAGCTTTACTATTCTTAGTAATAGATTAGGAAACAGACCTATCAAGTTTTGACCCAATAAAGCTCTCCATACCTATATTGAAACTCAAAGAAaactagagaaaaaaaaaacagtcagAGCCAAAACAAGTCAAgcagaagaaagaaaagaaaaatacatacaAAGTTCCAATAGTTCAAAATATGATTAAGGGTGTTTCTTTCTGTTCTGATACTCTTCAAGTGGGGTATATaagaattataaatataaactgACTCTTATTTCTGCAACAATAGCCTGGTCTTGACATATTCCATGGCAACTAAGAATAATAGTAGCTGCTTTGACATGATGCACAaacagttattattattattattattattatcttttttcaAGTGATACAAGGGAATGAATGAAAAACTACTTCCTACTGTACTATAGTGTCGTATAtggaccaaaaaaaaaaattgtttttaaaacaAGGACGAGGtatcaaaaaaacaaaaaccctTACTCTTCTCTGTCTTTTGTATGAATCAATTTGAGACTTTAAGTAGCAAAAACTCAGGTGAGATAAGAGAAGATTAGAGAACAATGAGCCCACAAAACATAAACTCTGCTATTCTGTGTGAAGTTTCCTCATAAAGTTCAGATTTTTATCTCTCCCTAGTTACTTTTTTATCTGGGTAGTGACTGAAATgacatgaaaataaaatttaaaaaatatatatataggccaATTTAACAAAAGTACGATTAGAGACAAaacagaaaggaaaaaaaaacactgaaatttttgttattatagTATAAGATAACCATGCTAATCACAAGAAAGAAACAAAttttaggaattttttttttttttttcaataatccAACCAACCAACCAACCAACCATTAAGAAGAATACAAAGGCATGTGTAGTTTTACACAACAAAAGCAGCAAAATTAAagacaataataaattaataacccAAAAGAACAGCTTATGGACCTTAATTCATTTTCAAGTACTAATAATTTGTTTTGGAAAATCTTCTTTTAGTACAATCGAAGTACACTTCTGGCTATGGAATGTGCTTGATTGTACCTACTTTTCCCATTAGCACTCCTCCGACTACTCCTCATCGGAGTTAAATAAAACCTTAATAGTCCATTATCAATGTTGTTCGGGGAATACCTTGCACTACGGTTTCGCTCCAAAACAACttcatctttcttcttcctaCCATTCCCATTAGTTTCGGCGGTTGCGGCGGCCGTGGCAGAGGCCACGGAGGAGGGGTTGCTCTTCCTCATGCTACCGAACGATCCTCCTCCGCCAAAGCCCTGAGAGTTTCTCCAGCTAACGCTGCTATTGCTCCTAAGCATCTTCGGATTGAAACCGCCACGAACATCGCCATTTCGGTCTCCTCTGAGCTCCGGCCATGATTCTGAGTAAGAACGCTCCACCCCATTGGCTCTGCTGTACCggtcttcatcttcatctttgtTACCACCTCGCCTGTGAATAAACCCCCAAATGTTCCACGCCTTGCTCCACCGGCGGGACTTCTTGGGACCTTTTCTATCCCCATTACCGATAACCGAGGCAGAATCCCGGAACCCCATATCAAAAGTTTCGGAGCAGTCGTCCCTCAAAGAATTAGAGTTGGAATCTCTAGAATCTCTATCGGGAACTCCAAGCTTCGGCCCAGGGAAGTAATCAACGGTGGCCGGAGATACCTTTGAATTAGAAGTTGACTTTATCTCGTCCATCTCGGCCACCACAGCAGCGGCCGTCTTCCTTATCGAGTTTGATCGATCGAGACTTCGCCGCCGACGAGAGGATGAATCAGAGTAATAGTCTCGAGTCTGTGCTGACCCACCAGGAACTGACTCGTCCTCATTGATGGGTTCTTCGACTGGGATTTGGTTGTCGGACCTGATAACGTGGACAGGAGGAGGAAGAGGGTCCTCCACCACCGAAACCATGGTGGGCATTTTGGGGAATGTGCGGCCAATCAAGTAACCATCCCAAGAAGCTCGAGGCTCGTCGAAGGAGTATCTTGGGTCGTCAAACGACATACGACCCGCGTCCAACGACATTCGACCGGCATCGAGCGAGAACCGAGGATCAGTATCGCAGGAACGGCGACCGAAGCCGTAGTCGGCGATCTCAGACTGGGTTTCTCTGAACTGTCTTCCGATTGGTTTTTCCACCGGCAATGTGGCTGAACTGCCACCGTTTTGACGCTTCTTCATCTTCTGCTTCTGTCTCCATTTCTGTAATTTTTTGCTGAAAACTGAAGCTGCAGACCAAAAACTACCTGCAATCTCCTTTAAATCCCTCTTTTTGGTTTGTGCATCGAGATCTATGTGGTCCTTCATGGGCTTTAACTCAAGCTCTGGTATTTGCTccggttcttcttcttctatttccTCAACTGATTCTTTTTCTTCCTCCTCAACAATTTCCTCCACTCTGTCTTCAATTACATTCCCCCCAACAATGGCTTCTTCGAAAACCCTAATttccccttcttcttcttccaccAAACACTCCTCGTCTacctcttcctcttcttctatCTCTTCCTCCTTGGACTCAAACACAGGACCTTGAACACTCGACGAAGCCCCTCCTACTCCAATATTCCTAGTCTCAACCTCAATCTCAACAGCTCCAGTACCTGGTTTCGACGACTCTTTCTTACCACCAGGGAACCTCTCGTCGTCTTGAGTGAAAAGATTCCAGAGAGTGTTCCTAACCCTAACGTCACAAGACTTCCTCTGTGGCTCAAAGACACCGGAGAATCCCTCGTTCTTAGAAGCAGAGAAGGACTTGGTTCGCCTCAACTCTGGAAAAAACGAAGTGGGTCTGTTACGATTCCCCGAAGAAGGTCCGGCACCACCACCGGCGGCGGCTACAAAGGCTGcagaagaggaagaagacgaAGCACTGGGCTTGAAAATGGCCTTAAGTGCAGCGGCGGCAGTGGAAGAAGTTGGGGGTTTTCGAGAAGAAGACGAAGCAGTAGTAGCTGAGGAATGATCGAGTACGGCGAGTCGTTCGCAAAGGCATGAAGGGCAGAAGCCAGTGAAGGACTCCTCCGGATGACGGTCACAGGAGGTGGAAGGACGGTGGGGCTGCGGCGGTTGAGGTGGTAATGGTGGTTGTTCAGTGCTCGGATTCATTACCGGTTATG
This region of Cannabis sativa cultivar Pink pepper isolate KNU-18-1 chromosome 7, ASM2916894v1, whole genome shotgun sequence genomic DNA includes:
- the LOC115697384 gene encoding protein OCTOPUS; its protein translation is MNPSTEQPPLPPQPPQPHRPSTSCDRHPEESFTGFCPSCLCERLAVLDHSSATTASSSSRKPPTSSTAAAALKAIFKPSASSSSSSAAFVAAAGGGAGPSSGNRNRPTSFFPELRRTKSFSASKNEGFSGVFEPQRKSCDVRVRNTLWNLFTQDDERFPGGKKESSKPGTGAVEIEVETRNIGVGGASSSVQGPVFESKEEEIEEEEEVDEECLVEEEEGEIRVFEEAIVGGNVIEDRVEEIVEEEEKESVEEIEEEEPEQIPELELKPMKDHIDLDAQTKKRDLKEIAGSFWSAASVFSKKLQKWRQKQKMKKRQNGGSSATLPVEKPIGRQFRETQSEIADYGFGRRSCDTDPRFSLDAGRMSLDAGRMSFDDPRYSFDEPRASWDGYLIGRTFPKMPTMVSVVEDPLPPPVHVIRSDNQIPVEEPINEDESVPGGSAQTRDYYSDSSSRRRRSLDRSNSIRKTAAAVVAEMDEIKSTSNSKVSPATVDYFPGPKLGVPDRDSRDSNSNSLRDDCSETFDMGFRDSASVIGNGDRKGPKKSRRWSKAWNIWGFIHRRGGNKDEDEDRYSRANGVERSYSESWPELRGDRNGDVRGGFNPKMLRSNSSVSWRNSQGFGGGGSFGSMRKSNPSSVASATAAATAETNGNGRKKKDEVVLERNRSARYSPNNIDNGLLRFYLTPMRSSRRSANGKSRYNQAHSIARSVLRLY